Within Burkholderia diffusa, the genomic segment GACGACGCAAGGCGTGATTCTGTGCGAATCACTGGGTCACGAGGCTTCGTGGACGCACAAGCTCATGCGGGCGATCGCTGAGCGGCTGGCCCGCGAGGGTGTCACGGTATTGCGATTCAGCTATCCGTGCACCGGCGACTCGGCGGGCGACGACCGCGACGTCGGTCGGCATGCCGCGAGCATTGCCAGCATTCACGATGCGATCGACCTGTTGCGCGATCAGGCCGGCGTGACCGCGCTGACGCTCGTCGGGATCCGCGCGGGCGCGCTGTTCGCGATGCTGGCCGCCGCCGGCATCGGCCCGCGCCCGGCGCCGCGCGTGGACGCGCTGGTTGCGCTGGCGCCGGTCGTGCGCGGCCGCGCCTACCTGCGCGAGCTGTCGTTCGTGCATCGCCAGTGGCTCGATACCACGTCGCCCGCAATCCGCATTGCGCATCGCGACGAACCGTGCATGAACGTGCTCGGGCACCGCTTCCCTGTCGATTTCGTCGAAGCGCTGAAGGCGGTCGATCTGTGCGGCGTCGTGCGTGATGCGCCGACGTTGCCCGGCGCGATGCTGCTGATCCAGCCCGATCAGGGTGACGGGCCGGCATTGCGCGAAGCGCTGCTCGAGCGCGGCGTGGACGTGGAGAGCGATCCGTTTCTCGAATGGCCGACGACGATGCTGGACGGCACCCGCTCGCGTTTGCCGCTCGCCGCGATCGACACGCTCGCGAACTGGATCACCAAACGCGCGCGGGGTATGCCGACTGGCGTCGAGGCCTCGTCGCGAGCAGATCCGACGTGGAATGGCGAATCGGCCGTCGCGCTCGACTTGCACGACATGACCGAGCAGGTCGTCGCGGTTGGTCCGGACCGGCTGGTCGGCGTGCTGTGCCGTCCCGCCGACGCGCGCCCGGCGAATCCGGCAGGTCCGGCGGTCGTGATCGCGAACACGTCGACGAATCCGCGCAGCGGCGAGGGGCGCTTCAGCGTGCGCCTCGCGCGCACGCTGGCACGCGCCGGCGTGACGACGCTGAGAATCGACGTGCATGGCGTCGGCGATAGCGGGTCCGCTGCGCTGGACGACCAGTCGGGTGTCGTGTATTCGGCGCAGTCGAGCGACGACGTGGCCGCTGCCGCGGACTGGCTGCGCGCGCTCGGTTACCCGGAGGTCGCCGCGGCCGGCATTTGTTCAGGTGCGTATGCGGCGTTGCATGCAGCCGTGAAGACGCCGTCGCTCGGCGGCGTGATCGCGATCAATCTCGCTCGCTTCGTGTGGCCGGCCGGGCTCTCGCTCGAGGCGGTGCAGAAGCAGCGGAACAACTCGGTGCGCGGCTACTGGCTGTCGGTGCGCGACTGGCAGAAGTGGAAGCGTCTCGTGCGGGAACGGCGCGACCTGCGGCCGATCGTGCGGGCAGTCGCCGCGAATGCGATCGCGCGGGTCAGCGTGCCGGCGAAGGAACTTGCCGCGCGCGTCGGCTGGAAGCCGGGCATCGACACGCCACGCGGCGTAATGCGCGAGCTCGCGCAGCGCGATGTATGGACGACGCTGGTTTACGGCGCGCTCGATCCCGGCATCGACGATGTCCGGCGTCACTTCGGCGCAATCGAATGCGCGTTCCGGCGCTCGCGTCACGTGCGTCTGCATCTCGAGCCGCAGGTCGACCATGCGGTGTACGGCGCGGTGGGCACGGACATCGTGATCGATCTGTGCATGCAGGCGCTGGGCCGCGACTCGGCCCGGCCGGCCGCGCGCGTCGCCGATCCGGCCGCACCCGAAGCGACGTCGCGATCGTATGCGAGCGTGTCGGTCGGGCGGTCGTGATGCGCGGCGCGTCGGGGTGCGGTCCCCGTTACACATGAAGATCGGCGTTGGGTGGGATTGCTCACAGACGCACCGTTCGCCGTGGTGTCCAATCCCGTATCGACGCGTCGCCGGTCACGTCCCGGCATGGCCGGACGGGATACGTCAGTCCGGCTCGCCCGGTTGCTCATACGGCGACTTCGCGTAGGGCGACGTGTACAACGTGTCGCCGCGCCATGCGTCGTCGGCGGGTGCGTCGGCAAGTTGCGGCCGATGCGGCCGCCCCGGCACCAGCGACCGGCGCAGCGTGCGACGGGCGCGCGTGTCGGGTTGGCCGGCGGCACCGGCGGCGGGACGGGCGAGGGCGGGCACCGCAATCGCGGAGGCGGCTGCAGCGCGATCGGCAGCATCGCTGGTCGCGGCGGCTTGCGCCGGACGTTGCAGCGATGTCGACGGCAGCACCGCCGCCGATGCGAACGCCGGCGCGTCGGCGGGGACTGCGGGTAATGTCTGCGCATTGACGCCACAGGCAATGCCGGCCAGGGCGACGCAGACGAGTGACGAAAGTGACGAAGGGCAGTTCATGACGAATCGTACGGAATGACGTGCGGTGTAGAGGGAGGTGCGGCACCGCGATGCGAGCCGCGCCGGCAAGCGTAATGCCGGAATTCGCCGCGTTCGGCGGGTTACCACACAGTATTGGAAGGGCACGATGTCAATCACCACGCAACCGGAATCGACACTCGGAGCGCCGCGGCCACGCGTGGCCGGCAGCCGTCGCGCACCGTGGCTGTCGCGCATGGCGATCGTGGCGGCCGCGTATGCGCTGAGTGCGTGTGCGCTGTCGCCGGGCATGACGTACCGGGCGCCTGCCGACCATGACGCGAATGCGCGCGTGAGCGCCGATGCGTCGGGCTCGGGCGGCCTCGACGGCGTGCAGAACGTGTCGCGCGAGGAGCTGATCGAAATCACGCCGGCATTCGTCGCGCAGCAGCATGCGGGGCAGCACGCCGACGTCGATGCGGAAATCCGTCAGCTGTTCGGCAAGCCGAAGCCATACGCGATCGGCCCCGGCGACGTGCTCGGCATCGTCGTGTGGGACCACCCCGAGTTGAACCTGCCGACGACGCAGACAATGGGGAGCGGCGACGGCGTCGGCGCCAGTTCGGTTTCGACCGGCTACACGGTCGACGCCGATGGCAACGTGCAGTTCGCGTATGCGGGCCTCGTGCACGTTGCGGGGTTGACCGAGGCGCAGGCGCGCGCGCTGCTGACCAAGCGGCTCGGCGAATACGTGCGCAAGCCGCAGATCGCACTGCGCGTGCAGACGTATCGCAGCAAGCGTGTCTATCTCGATGGGGAGGTGCGCACGCCGGGTCTGCAGATCGTCAACGACATGCCGATGACGCTGCCCGAGGCGATCGACCGCGCGGGCGGCTTCACCGCGACGGCCGACCGCTCGCAGGTTTCCGTCACGCGCGGCGACAAGACGGTGAACGTGAGCCTGCCCGCGTTGATCGCCGCGGGCGTCAACCCGTCGAACATCCTGCTGCGCGACGGCGATCTGATACGCGTACGCGCGGCGAGCGACGCGAAGGTGTTCGTCCTCGGCGAAGTGTCGCGGCCCGCGACGCTGACGCTGACCGACGGCCGAATGAGCCTCGGCGAAGCGCTCGGCGACACGGGCGGCGCGAGCCAGTACACGTCGGATGCGCGCCAGGTGTTCGTCGTGCGTCGCGGCCCGGACAACCGTCCACGGGTGTATCACCTCGACGGCAGTTCGCCCGCGTCGTTCGCGCTGGCCGACCAGTTTCCGCTCGAGCGTCGCGACGTCGTGTTCGTCGATGCGTCGTCGCTGGTGCGCTGGAGCCGCGTCGTCAACCTGCTGATTCCGTCGTCCGCGCAGGGAGCGCTGACGGCCAAGGCGATTTCGCCGTGACCCTCGTAACCCATTTCGTCATCGCGACCGCGCGTCGCGCCTACGGGACTGCTGCCGTATGACTTCTTCGACCCTGCCCGACCCGCATAGCGGGCTCGCCTTGCGTCCGTCCTTTCCGGTGCGCCGCTATTGGGGCATGCTGTACGGCGGCCGGCGCCTGATCCTTTGCACGACGCTCGCGGGCGCGCTCATCGGCGCGGTGTATGCGCTGTGTGCAGCCCCGGTCTACCGAACCGACATCCTGTTCCAGGTCGAGCAAAGCCCGACAGACTCGAAGTCGACGTCGCCGACCGGCGATCCGTCGTCGGTCTTCGACCTGAAGACGGACGCATCGACCGAGATCGAAGTGCTGAAATCCCGCGCTGTGCTCGATCGCGCGATCGACAGCACCAATCTGGCCGTCGATGCACGACCGCACTACCTGCCGCTGATTGGCTGGCGGTTCGTGAACGCGGCCGACGGGGTGTCGTCGCCGCTGCCGGGCGGCTACGTGTACGGCACGGAGCGCATCGACGTGCCGACCTTCGACGTGCCCAAGCGCCTGCTCGGCAAGCGGTTCGCGCTCACTGTCGGCGACGACGGCGCCTACACGCTGCAACGTATCGGCTGGTTCGGCCGAACTGGCCCGGCATGGCAGGGGCGCATCGGGCAGCCGCTGCATGTCGAGACGCCGCAGGGCCCGCTCGACATTTTCGTGCGCGCGGTGGCCGGCAAGCCCGGCGCACGCTTCGACCTGACGCGCTACAGCGACGAGGAGGCGACGGCCTGGCTGCAGAAGAACGCGCTGATCTCGGAGCGTGGCAAGCAATCGAACATGATCGGCGTGACGCTCGACGGCACCGATCCCATGCACGACAGCCGTGTGCTGAATGCGATCGGCGACGCGTACCTGGCACAGAACACACAGCGCAAGTCCGAGGCGGCCGACAAGCTGATCCGCTTCATGGACGCCCAGTTGCCGCAGCTCAAGGCGCAGCTCGAAAAGGCGGAAGGCCGGTTCAACGCATTCCGGGCTTCGCACGGGACGGTCAATACGAGCGACGAGGCACTGGCGTTGCGTCAGCAGTCGGTCGACATCGAGACGCGCGTGCAGACGTTGCAGCAGCGGCGCGAAGAATTGCTGACGCGCTTCATGCCGAAGCATCCGGCCGTGGTGGCCGTCGATGCCCAGCTCTCCGACGCGCAGCGTTCGCTCGATATGACGCGCAAGCAGATTCAGCAGCTGCCTGCCGTCGAACAGGGCGTGCTGCAACTGCAGCGCGATGTGGCAGTCGATACTGCGTTGTACACGAACCTGCTCAATACGCGACAGCAGATGATGCTCGCGAGGGCCAGCAAGACCGGCACCGTGCGGATCGTCGATACGGCGAAGGTCGCCGAGCAGCCGATCGGCCCGCATCGAGGGGTTGCCGTGGTCGCTCTGTTGATGGTGGGCCTGCTGGCAGGTGCGGCAATCGTGATCGTCCGGCAGCGCGTCGTCGGGACGATCGGCGATGCCGAGGAAATCGAATGGACGACGGGGCTGCCCGTGTTCGCGACCGTGCCGCACAGCCCGGTCGCGGCGCAAGCGGAGTTGCGCCCGAAGGCTGGCCGGCGCGGCGCGCGCGCGCCGGTTGCGCCGGTCGTCGTGCAGGACGCGGCGCTCGAGAGCCTGCGCAATTTCCGTGCGGCGCTGCAACTGTCGATGCCGGACGCGTCGAATCCCGTCGTACTGATTTCCGGGCCGACGACGGGTGTCGGCAAGTCGTTCGTCGCCGCGAATATCGCGTCGCTCGTCGGCGCGGCGAAGCGACGAGTCCTGCTGGTCGATGCCGACCTGCGCAAGGGATCGTTGCACGAGCGATTCCGCTATAGCCGCGCGCCGGGCCTGTCGGACGTGGTGGCTGGCACCCACCGGCTCGACGAGGCGATCAAGCGCGGCGTCGTGCCGGGTCTCGATTTCATCGCGATGGGCAGCATCGTGCCCGATCCGGGCGAACTGCTGCTGCAGCCCGCGCTTGCCGAACTGATCGAGCAGGCCGCATCGCGCTACGACATGGTCGTGATCGACGGCCCGCCGTTGCTGCCGGTTGCCGATGCGCTGGTGCTCGGCCGCCTCGCGGGAACCGTGTTCCTCGTCGCGCGCAGCGGCGTCACGACGCTCGCCGAACTCGATGAAAGCGCGCGACGGCTCGAACACGCGCATATCGACGTTCGCGGTGTGGTGCTGAACGATTACAAAGGCGCGCCGGGACGGTACGACTACGGCTATACGGATACGAACACGCACCAGGCCGCGTCGGGATATGCAGGGGTGATCGCGCCGCGGCAACGGGTGGAACGGGCGTCATGAACCGGCGAGCGCGCGGTGCGCGGGGCGGGTCGCGACAGCGTCCGGCGACGATGCGCAGGATGGCGCGCGCGCGCGGCGCCGAAGGCGCTTATACGGGCTATTGGTGGGAAGACCCGGCGCGCCTCGTGCTGATGTTCATCCTGCCGTTGTACGGATTGCTGTCGCTCAGCCTGCTGGGTGACCAGAAGTCGATCGCGCGGATCTACTTCGACGGCTACTACGCGTTCGTCGGCGCGCTGTTCCTGATGGTGGTGGTGGCCGCGTCATGGCTCGCGACGACCGAAGTGCGAACGCGAAGAGGTCCGCCGCCTGCCGCGGTCGAACTGTCGCCTCGCGTGCTCGATTTCGTGTTCGCGCTTGCGCTGTTCGGCTATGCGTTGCTGCTGAGCGGCATCGCTACGCATCCTGCACTGCTGGTCGCATTCTTCCGGGGTGAAGCGAATGCATACGACATGCTGGATCTGAAAGGGCGTATCACGGGCCTCAGCACATTCACGCAGGCGACGGCGCCATATGTCGTGCTGTATTTCCATGTGTTCAGGACCCCGGTAAAAGGACTGAATCGCTACAAGATCTACTTCGCCGTGCTCGCGGTGCTGACGCTGGTGCGCAGCTTCATCTTCGCCGAGCGTCTCGCGCTGATCGAAATGGTGATGCCGCTTGCGCTCATGGTCGTGCGATTCAGGCTCGGCGGCAGATATTCGCGGTTGTTTACGTTTGGTCCGTATGCGGCGATCCCGCTGCTGTTCGGGCTGTTTATCGCGAACGAGTACAACCGGTCGTGGGAAGCCTATTACGTCAACATCTACGACAACCTGTTCGATTTCGCACTCGAACGTCTCGGCCTGTACTACTCGACATCGTTGAACAACGGCGCGGGAATACTGAGTGTGCTGGGGTGGGATCAGGGGCACCCGATGTTCACGTTCGACTGGCTGCTGCGATTCCCGGCCATCGGCGCGACGTTGCAGCCGTGGCTCGACTCCGGGGACAGCATCAACCTGTTCCTGAACGGCTACGCCGATCCGGAGTTCAATAATCCATCGGGGATTTTCGTTCACTTCTACGAGTGGGGCTGGTTCGGCTTGGTCGACGCACTCGTGCTTGGTTGGGTGGTTGGTCGCAGTTACGCGGGATGGCGAAGCGGGAACGGGTTCTGGTGTTGCGTCCACGCGGTGCTGTTCGTGTCGGTCATGGAAATCATGCGGACCCCAAATCTGTTCAGTGGACGGAATTTCGTGCCGGTCGTACTGCTGATCGTCGTATTCCGCTGGTTCGCCAAGGCTCGGGCACGCGCTGCGCCCGATGCCATGGGCTGCCGGCTCGATGGAAATGAACACAGGCGTGCCGTCACGCTTCAGAATCGCGCCGCGGACATCGATTCAGTGTTCTCGCGATAACAACAAGGGTCGGGCGGTGCGGGGCATGCGACCGCTTTGTAGATTGCCGGGTCCCAGAACCAATATTTCCCGGAGCCACTCCATTTCATGGCTATTCACAAGCAGAAGTTTGAAATTCTGGACGGATTGCGCGGCATTGCGGCAATCAGTGTGATGCTCATGCATTTCCTTCAGGATCTACCGATTCCGATACTGCAGAGCGCGTATCTTTCGGTGGACGTTTTCTTCATGCTGAGCGGATTCATCCTGACGCACTCCTACGGCGAAAGATTGCGTCAGGAGTCTTGGTGGGGCGAGTATTTGAAGCGCCGCGTGATACGTCTGTATCCGATGATATGCATCGGGCTCACGATCGGGGTCGTGAGCCTCGTCGTCATGCGTATCCACTCGTCGGCGGCGTTCTCGCCGGGTAACCTCGCGGCAGCCACCGGCCAGAATTATTTTCTCGTCCCGTATCTCGGTCGTTTCTCGGTGTCGGGCTTCGTCGGCGGGGCGAATCACGGCTTGCCGGCGGTCGATGACCCAGGGGTGTTTCCTCTGAATCCGCCTGCGTGGTCGCTGTTCTTCGAGTTGTTCGCGAGTGTCGTCCTGATCGCGGCGATCAGATTGAACGCGCGGAATTTGCTGCGACTGGCGTATGCGTGTCTCGGCGCTTTCGTCGTGTATGGATGGCTCGTGGGCCTCGACAACGACAAGCTGACCGTCATCCTGAATCAGGGCTGGTCGGCCGACAACTTCATCGGCGGATTCTTCAGGGTTGGCTACGGATTCCTGCTGGGCGTTGCGATTGGAAAGATGCACGATGCCAGTTTCTCGGGCAGGCCGCGCTGGTTCGTCGCCGGGCTCATCAAGAACGACTATTTGCTGTTTGGCGCTTTCCTGCTGGTTGTCGCGTTTCCGACGTCGATCAAGGGGATGTACGCGCTGGCAGTGCTGTTGTTCGTCGCGCCTGCGCTGGTTTACCGGGGCGCCATGCTGGCGCCGAGCGGCAAGATGATTGCACGGATCAGTGAATTCCTGGGCTGGATCTCGTACCCGCTCTATTGCGTTCATTACCCGATCGGCAGGCTGGTGTTCGCGTATGCACCCCACGGCGACATCCACGTCGTCAGAACGGCGATGCTTGCCGCGGGCATTTCGATCGTCTCCGCTGCCGTCCTCGCGAAATTCGTCGAGGAGCCGATCAGGTCGCATCTCGGCAAGCGCCTGTTCGGAGATCGACGGGCCGCAGCCGGCAGCACGGTCAACGTCGTGTAACCGCGCCGACTTGCCGAGCATGCCGGCCGTCGCCGGCGCGACTGCATGAAACTTCGCGGCTCGACCGGGACGCCGGGCAGTGCATGAGGGCAGCGCGTGTCGATCCGCGCCTTCTCCGATGACGACACGCCGCGATCGCCCTACAGCGACTCGAAGATCTCCTTCATCATCTCGGCACTTCGGCTCCAGCGATATTTCTCCGCATGCAGGGTTCCCTTGCGTTTGAGCTCGGCCCTGAGCTCGGCGGAATCGAGCAGGCTCCGCAATTTCTCCGCGATGTCGTCGTGCGAATACGGATCGCAGTACAGCGCCGCATCGGCGCAGACTTCCGGCAAGGCGGCCGATTTTCCGACAACCGCCGGACAGCCGTAGCGCATTGCCTCGAGCGGCGGTATGCCGAAGCCTTCGTAGATCGACGGGTAGAGGAAGCACGCCGCGTTCTGGTACAGCGCCTTCAGTTGCTCGTCGCTGATGTAGCCCACGTACTTGATGTTCGGTTCGGCTGCCGAGAGATGATCCTGCTTGCCGAACACGGTGGCGTTCTGCATGCCGACGATGACGAGATCGACCGACGGATCGTTGATCTGCCGGAACGCCGCGATCAGCCGGCCGAAGTTCTTGGTCGGATTCATGCTGCTGACCGCGAGCACGAACCGGTCCGGTGTCAGCACATGCTTGTCGAGCACGCTCGTGTCGGATTCCAGCACATCGAGATGATCCGCACCGAGCGGCACGACGCTGATCTTTTCCGCGGAAACGCCACAGTGATGCGCGAGGCGATCGCGCGAGAAACGGGAGTTGGTCAGCACGCAAACGGAGGTTCGCGCGAGGATCCAGAACATGATCCGGTACCACACGCGAAACGGCCGAGAGAAATGCGCGGGCGTGTCGAACACCGCCGCGTCGTGCATGTAGACGATCTGGTTGCCGGCGAAAATGGATGCCGAGTTGCTGAGATTGACGATGCGATCGCCGCGCGCGAATAACGGGAGAACCAGCTGTTCCCAGATCACGCCCTTGTAAAACCCCACCTTGACCGTCTTCGCCCCGCTTACCTCGACGCCAGGTTGCGGGGGCACCAGCACGGTCACGGGATCCTGCGGCTGAAACTTGATCAGTGCGGCGATCAGTTCGCGCGCGACGCGTTGCACGCCGGTCGTCTTCTGCGTCGTGAATCGGCCGTTGTATACGAGTTGCTTCGATTTCTTGAAAGCGATCATGTCGATAAGGGGATGTCGAAATCGGAATCAGGCTTTGACGTGATCCGGCACAACCGGCTTGAAGTCGCGCGTATCGACATGCGGCTCGTCGGTGTCGAGCCCGTAAAGCGCGTGCCACTGACGGAAGATCGCGTTCATCGAAAATCGCCGAATCGCCCGTTGCCGGGCTGCCGCACCCATTTCCTCGCGAAGCTGCCGATCGTCGCGGAGCAGGCTCAGATATGCGGTCATCTCGTCGGCGCTCGACGCGACGTAGCCGGTCACACCGTGAATCACCACGTCGCGATTGCCCACGACGTCCGTCACCACGGCCGGTATGCCGGCGACCTGCGCCTCGATCAACGCGACCGGCATGCCTTCCCAGCGGGAAGTCTGGACGTAGATGTCCAGTTCCGACGCCAGCTCGAGTGCACTAGCGCGCGTTACCCAGCCGCTGCAGACGACGGCGCGGCGCTGGCCGGGATCGGGAATCTCGGCGGCGTCACCGCCGATCCAGCGAAACTCGACGTCCGCGCCGTGCAGCGCATCGGCGAGACGCACGAATGCTTGATGATTCTTCTGGAACGATGCCCGACCGCTCATCCCGATGACGACCTTGCGATCGCCGCGCGTTCGACGCGGCGGAATCTCCGCCGGATTCACGCCGTTTTCCACCAGGACCGCCGACTTCGCCCGGACCCTTCCCTTGATTTCGGCGAGTTCGCTGCCCGAGCACGCGACGATGGTTCCGCCGATATGCGCCGCGACGCGTTCGAAGCCCAGATAAGCGTACTGCTTCATGCGCGATACGTCGCGGCGCAGGAACGAGAGCCCGTGCGGCGAGTAGAGGACCCTCGCGTCCGGGGCCGCGATCCGCGCGGCGATACGCCCCAGCACGCCGGCCTTCGACGAGTGCAGATGAATGGCGGTCGGCTTGCAGTCGCGCAGGTTCCGGACCAGCGCACGCAAGCTCCGCAGGTCCTGTCTGATGCTCACCTCGCGTGCCATGTCGACGTATTCGAGCTTCACGTCGGGCAGGAACAGCGTTGAAAAATCGGTCGGGGTTTCCGGTCGGATCGAATGCAGCACCGTCACGTCGACACCGGTTGCTGCAGCATGGTTCGCGAGATGGGTCAGCATCGAAAGCACGCCGCCACCAAACGCCTCGGCAATATGAACGATCTTTTCTTTGGTCATCTTGAGTCTGGCGACCCGATCGCACATTCATCGCCCATCGTGACGATGAGCGGCCTGCCGATCGTGCGGTATCGGTGTCCGTTTCGTTAAACTATGCATTCCTGATTGATAAATGCATGGCGATATTGGCCATTGGATCCTGCGGTCGCGGCCGCATGTGCGGTGCTTGCGAGGCGGCCGGATGATTTCAGCCGATGCAATATCGGGTAGACGTTGCCGGAGGGCGCCGAACAAGATGCGGCGTGAAGAATCCATGCCGCGTTCCACGTGTCGGGCGGATTCCTCCGAACATCGGAAGCCGGCGTTCGACTACGACGACTGGAGACGAAAAGACGGCGAAATCCGGTCAGTGCGCGTGAATCCACTGGTCCGGATCATTGTGCAGCGCATGCGCGACGCACTGGGTGCGATGGCTTACCGAAGGCGCGATTCGGCGCCGGAAGCGCGGGTGCGACGCTGCTATCGAGCGTCGGCGCGATGGCTGGATGAATTGCGCACGCGTGCGAGAGGATTGGAGATGTAGCGAATCGCGCGGTTGCTGAGCGTTGCTGACGGTAGCAGGCATGCGAGTGACAGCCCTGCGACCGCCACCTTCTTGGCCGGACCCCAGAACGGATTGCGCAGCACGGTGTGCCAGTAGCGCCCGGATTCGCACAGGAACCAGCACCAGCGCCGCACGAACGACGCGTGATACAGCGTGCTTGCGAAGCGTGCTTTTTCGATCGCGAAGTCGAGCGGGGCGACCGGCAATGCCTCGTGCAGCCGCGTGCCTGCGATCATGCGCAAGGTCGACCACCGGCGTTCGGCCTTCAGCGCGCCCGTTGCGGCGTCTTCCGAATTGGTGAGGGCCAGGGCCGGCGTGTCGTCGGCAGGGCGCGTGTCCGCCTGCTGATGCACGCGATAGCCACCGAGCGTTGCATCGATCATGTGCACGGCACCGAGCAACGCGATACCGTAGATCGCGTAGAAATCGGCGCCATGCAGGTTGTCCGGGGTGACGGGCACCGGAAAGATGCGCTTGAGCGCATCGACGCAATACGCGTTGCCCGATGCCGGCGGCGACGGGTACAGCCAGCCCGCGCGCAACAGACGGCCGCAATCGGCGTCGACGGCCGACTGCGGCACGCTCGCTCCGGTCATCGCGCCGTTGCGCGCGATCACGTCGAGCCGGAAATGCACCTTCACGAAGTCGCCGGACGCGAACGCGGCCAGCACGCGGGCCGCGGCGTCGCCATAGAGCCGGTCGTCCGCGTCGAGCAGAATGACGTAGCGCGTCGAGACGTGCTCGAGCGCGCGGTTGTATGCG encodes:
- a CDS encoding glycosyltransferase, with translation MTKEKIVHIAEAFGGGVLSMLTHLANHAAATGVDVTVLHSIRPETPTDFSTLFLPDVKLEYVDMAREVSIRQDLRSLRALVRNLRDCKPTAIHLHSSKAGVLGRIAARIAAPDARVLYSPHGLSFLRRDVSRMKQYAYLGFERVAAHIGGTIVACSGSELAEIKGRVRAKSAVLVENGVNPAEIPPRRTRGDRKVVIGMSGRASFQKNHQAFVRLADALHGADVEFRWIGGDAAEIPDPGQRRAVVCSGWVTRASALELASELDIYVQTSRWEGMPVALIEAQVAGIPAVVTDVVGNRDVVIHGVTGYVASSADEMTAYLSLLRDDRQLREEMGAAARQRAIRRFSMNAIFRQWHALYGLDTDEPHVDTRDFKPVVPDHVKA
- a CDS encoding glycosyltransferase family 2 protein, whose protein sequence is MTNLTIAICNYNHGAYLRDAIDSALAQTAHGVSVLIVDDGSTDDSRDIIRSYGERVTAVFQENRGQVAAYNRALEHVSTRYVILLDADDRLYGDAAARVLAAFASGDFVKVHFRLDVIARNGAMTGASVPQSAVDADCGRLLRAGWLYPSPPASGNAYCVDALKRIFPVPVTPDNLHGADFYAIYGIALLGAVHMIDATLGGYRVHQQADTRPADDTPALALTNSEDAATGALKAERRWSTLRMIAGTRLHEALPVAPLDFAIEKARFASTLYHASFVRRWCWFLCESGRYWHTVLRNPFWGPAKKVAVAGLSLACLLPSATLSNRAIRYISNPLARVRNSSSHRADAR